From Drosophila nasuta strain 15112-1781.00 chromosome X, ASM2355853v1, whole genome shotgun sequence, one genomic window encodes:
- the LOC132796601 gene encoding ecotropic viral integration site 5 ortholog isoform X2, translating into MTLTTTTTPPDSSKKMDVKVLSGEENLPTSEMDLLAKLEAANKLIESDAKSLNSLHSTHSRKNSDTSQISLTSSGNSVAEEDIWTTWASILNDWEGALKRKNPCVRELVRRGIPHHFRAIVWQQLSGAADADKKQYAEYIKATSACEKVIRRDIARTYPEVDFFKEKDGPGQEALFNVIKAYSLHDREVGYCQGSGFIVGLLLMQMPEEEAFAVLVQIMQQHRMRHMFKPSMSELGLCMYQLENLVQEQIPDMHIHFQQQGFQTTMYASSWFLTLYTTTLNVNLSCRIMDVFLSEGMEFIFKVALALLLTGKESLLCLDMEAMLKFFQKELPGRVEADPEGFFNLAYSLKINTKRMKKMEKEYQDLKKKEQEEMVELRRLRRENCLLKQRNELLEAESAELADRLVRGQVSRAEEEETSYAIQTELMQLRRSYLEVSHQLENANEEVRGLSLRLQENNNSRQSSIDELCMKEEALKQRDEMVSCLLEELVKVRQGSAESEDQIRNLKAKVEELEEDKKTLRETTPDNSVAHLQDELIASKLREAEASLSLKDLKQRVQELSTQWQRQLAENQRNEHTAASVDSTPKKLLTNFFDNSKSTEHTQKLEEELMTTRIREMETLTELKELRLKVMELETQVQVSTNQLRRQDEEHKKLKEELELAVTREKELANKAREQQHRYSDLESRMKDELMNVKIKFTEQSQTVAELKQEISRLETKNSEMLAEGELRANLDDSDKVRDLQDRLADMKAELTALKSRGKFPATKLRSASIQSIESQEIDFSDLNMVRRGSTELST; encoded by the exons ATGACACtgaccacaaccacaacaccCCCGGATAGCAGTAAGAAAATGGATGTGAAGGTCCTAAGCGGTGAAGAGAATCTACCCACATCAGAGATGGATCTGCTGGCCAAACTGGAGGCTGCCAACAAGCTGATCGAGAGCGATGCCAAGAGCCTCAACTCGCTGCACTCCACGCACAGTCGCAAGAATTCCGACACGAGCCAAATTAGTCTAACATCAA GCGGCAACTCGGTGGCCGAGGAGGACATCTGGACGACCTGGGCATCCATATTGAATGACTGGGAAGGCGCCTTGAAGCGCAAAAATCCATGTGTACGTGAATTGGTGCGCCGCGGCATCCCGCATCACTTTCGGGCGATCGTGTGGCAGCAGCTGAGTGGCGCCGCCGATGCCGATAAGAAACAGTATGCGGAATACATTAAGGCGACGTCCGCTTGCGAGAAAGTGATCAGACGCGACATAGCACGCACCTATCCGGAGGTGGATTTCTTCAAGGAGAAGGACGGCCCCGGCCAGGAGGCGTTGTTCAATGTGATCAAAGCGTATTCGTTGCACGACCGTGAGGTTGGCTATTGCCAGGGATCGGGCTTCATTGTCGGTCTGCTGCTGATGCAAATGCCCGAGGAGGAGGCGTTCGCCGTGCTGGTGCAGATCATGCAACAGCATCGCATGCGTCACATGTTCAAGCCATCGATGTCGGAGCTGGGACTGTGCATGTATCAGCTGGAGAATCTGGTGCAGGAGCAGATACCCGATATGCATATACATTTCCAGCAGCAGGGCTTCCAGACCACCATGTATGCGTCCAGCTGGTTCCTCACCCTATACACGACCACGCTAAATGTGAACCTCAGCTGCCGCATCATGGACGTCTTCCTCAGCGAGGGCATGGAGTTCATATTCAAGGTGGCGCTCGCGTTGCTGCTGACGGGCAAGGAGTCGCTGTTGTGCCTGGACATGGAGGCGATGCTCAAGTTCTTTCAAAAAGAGTTGCCCGGCCGTGTCGAAGCGGATCCGGAGGGTTTCTTCAATCTCGCCTATTCGCTCAAGATCAACACGAAGCGCATGAAGAAAATGGAGAAAGAGTATCAAGACTTGAAGAAAAAGGAACAGGAGGAGATGGTCGAGCTGCGGCGATTGCGACGCGAGAATTGTCTCCTGAAGCAGCGCAACGAGCTGCTCGAGGCCGAGAGCGCCGAGCTGGCGGATCGTTTGGTCCGTGGCCAAGTCTCGCGTGCCGAGGAAGAGGAAACCAG CTATGCGATTCAAACGGAGCTTATGCAGCTGCGACGTTCCTATCTGGAGGTGTCGCATCAGCTGGAGAATGCCAACGAGGAAGTGCGTGGTCTCAGTCTGCGGCTGCAGGAGAAT AACAACTCGCGACAGTCATCCATCGATGAGCTGTGCATGAAGGAGGAGGCGTTGAAGCAGCGCGACGAGATGGTCTCCTGTCTGCTGGAGGAGCTGGTCAAGGTGCGACAAGGCTCCGCCGAGAGCGAGGATCAGATACGCAATCTGAAGGCCAAGGTCGAGGAGCTGGAGGAGGATAAGAAGACGCTGCGCGAGACCACGCCCGACAATTCGGTGGCCCATCTGCAGGACGAGCTGATTGCCAGCAAATTGCGCGAAGCCGAAGCCTCGCTATCGCTCAAGGATCTCAAGCAGCGCGTGCAGGAGCTGAGCACACAGTGGCAGCGTCAATTGGCCGAGAATCAGCGCAATGAGCACACCGCTGCCTCGGTGGATTCCACGCCCAAGAAACTCTTGACGAATTTCTTCGACAACTCGAAGAGCACCGAGCACACGCAAAAGCTGGAGGAGGAGCTAATGACGACGCGCATACGTGAGATGGAAACGCTCACCGAGCTGAAGGAGCTGCGACTCAAGGTTATGGAGCTGGAGACACAGGTGCAAGTGTCCACGAATCAGCTGCGTCGTCAGGACGAGGAGCACAAGAAGCTTAAGGAGGAGCTCGAGCTTGCCGTCACCCGGGAGAAGGAGCTGGCCAACAAGGCGCGTGAACAGCAACACAG ATACTCGGATCTGGAATCTCGCATGAAGGATGAGCTGATGAATGTGAAAATCAAGTTCACCGAACAGAGTCAAACGGTTGCCGAACTTAAGCAGGAGATATCGCGACTGGAGACAAAG AACTCGGAAATGCTGGCCGAGGGTGAGCTGCGCGCCAATCTGGATGATTCGGACAAGGTGCGCGACCTGCAGGACAGGTTGGCTGACATGAAGGCGGAG TTGACGGCACTGAAAAGTCGCGGCAAGTTTCCGGCCACAAAGCTACGCAGCGCGTCCATACAATCCATCGAATCGCAGGAGATTGACTTCAGTGATCTCAATATGGTGCGTCGCGGCAGCACCGAGCTCTCTACATAA
- the LOC132796601 gene encoding ecotropic viral integration site 5 ortholog isoform X4 — protein sequence MTLTTTTTPPDSSKKMDVKVLSGEENLPTSEMDLLAKLEAANKLIESDAKSLNSLHSTHSRKNSDTSQISLTSSGNSVAEEDIWTTWASILNDWEGALKRKNPCVRELVRRGIPHHFRAIVWQQLSGAADADKKQYAEYIKATSACEKVIRRDIARTYPEVDFFKEKDGPGQEALFNVIKAYSLHDREVGYCQGSGFIVGLLLMQMPEEEAFAVLVQIMQQHRMRHMFKPSMSELGLCMYQLENLVQEQIPDMHIHFQQQGFQTTMYASSWFLTLYTTTLNVNLSCRIMDVFLSEGMEFIFKVALALLLTGKESLLCLDMEAMLKFFQKELPGRVEADPEGFFNLAYSLKINTKRMKKMEKEYQDLKKKEQEEMVELRRLRRENCLLKQRNELLEAESAELADRLVRGQVSRAEEEETSYAIQTELMQLRRSYLEVSHQLENANEEVRGLSLRLQENNNSRQSSIDELCMKEEALKQRDEMVSCLLEELVKVRQGSAESEDQIRNLKAKVEELEEDKKTLRETTPDNSVAHLQDELIASKLREAEASLSLKDLKQRVQELSTQWQRQLAENQRNEHTAASVDSTPKKLLTNFFDNSKSTEHTQKLEEELMTTRIREMETLTELKELRLKVMELETQVQVSTNQLRRQDEEHKKLKEELELAVTREKELANKAREQQHRYSDLESRMKDELMNVKIKFTEQSQTVAELKQEISRLETKNSEMLAEGELRANLDDSDKVRDLQDRLADMKAEYPTPITSPDTEPWKWIS from the exons ATGACACtgaccacaaccacaacaccCCCGGATAGCAGTAAGAAAATGGATGTGAAGGTCCTAAGCGGTGAAGAGAATCTACCCACATCAGAGATGGATCTGCTGGCCAAACTGGAGGCTGCCAACAAGCTGATCGAGAGCGATGCCAAGAGCCTCAACTCGCTGCACTCCACGCACAGTCGCAAGAATTCCGACACGAGCCAAATTAGTCTAACATCAA GCGGCAACTCGGTGGCCGAGGAGGACATCTGGACGACCTGGGCATCCATATTGAATGACTGGGAAGGCGCCTTGAAGCGCAAAAATCCATGTGTACGTGAATTGGTGCGCCGCGGCATCCCGCATCACTTTCGGGCGATCGTGTGGCAGCAGCTGAGTGGCGCCGCCGATGCCGATAAGAAACAGTATGCGGAATACATTAAGGCGACGTCCGCTTGCGAGAAAGTGATCAGACGCGACATAGCACGCACCTATCCGGAGGTGGATTTCTTCAAGGAGAAGGACGGCCCCGGCCAGGAGGCGTTGTTCAATGTGATCAAAGCGTATTCGTTGCACGACCGTGAGGTTGGCTATTGCCAGGGATCGGGCTTCATTGTCGGTCTGCTGCTGATGCAAATGCCCGAGGAGGAGGCGTTCGCCGTGCTGGTGCAGATCATGCAACAGCATCGCATGCGTCACATGTTCAAGCCATCGATGTCGGAGCTGGGACTGTGCATGTATCAGCTGGAGAATCTGGTGCAGGAGCAGATACCCGATATGCATATACATTTCCAGCAGCAGGGCTTCCAGACCACCATGTATGCGTCCAGCTGGTTCCTCACCCTATACACGACCACGCTAAATGTGAACCTCAGCTGCCGCATCATGGACGTCTTCCTCAGCGAGGGCATGGAGTTCATATTCAAGGTGGCGCTCGCGTTGCTGCTGACGGGCAAGGAGTCGCTGTTGTGCCTGGACATGGAGGCGATGCTCAAGTTCTTTCAAAAAGAGTTGCCCGGCCGTGTCGAAGCGGATCCGGAGGGTTTCTTCAATCTCGCCTATTCGCTCAAGATCAACACGAAGCGCATGAAGAAAATGGAGAAAGAGTATCAAGACTTGAAGAAAAAGGAACAGGAGGAGATGGTCGAGCTGCGGCGATTGCGACGCGAGAATTGTCTCCTGAAGCAGCGCAACGAGCTGCTCGAGGCCGAGAGCGCCGAGCTGGCGGATCGTTTGGTCCGTGGCCAAGTCTCGCGTGCCGAGGAAGAGGAAACCAG CTATGCGATTCAAACGGAGCTTATGCAGCTGCGACGTTCCTATCTGGAGGTGTCGCATCAGCTGGAGAATGCCAACGAGGAAGTGCGTGGTCTCAGTCTGCGGCTGCAGGAGAAT AACAACTCGCGACAGTCATCCATCGATGAGCTGTGCATGAAGGAGGAGGCGTTGAAGCAGCGCGACGAGATGGTCTCCTGTCTGCTGGAGGAGCTGGTCAAGGTGCGACAAGGCTCCGCCGAGAGCGAGGATCAGATACGCAATCTGAAGGCCAAGGTCGAGGAGCTGGAGGAGGATAAGAAGACGCTGCGCGAGACCACGCCCGACAATTCGGTGGCCCATCTGCAGGACGAGCTGATTGCCAGCAAATTGCGCGAAGCCGAAGCCTCGCTATCGCTCAAGGATCTCAAGCAGCGCGTGCAGGAGCTGAGCACACAGTGGCAGCGTCAATTGGCCGAGAATCAGCGCAATGAGCACACCGCTGCCTCGGTGGATTCCACGCCCAAGAAACTCTTGACGAATTTCTTCGACAACTCGAAGAGCACCGAGCACACGCAAAAGCTGGAGGAGGAGCTAATGACGACGCGCATACGTGAGATGGAAACGCTCACCGAGCTGAAGGAGCTGCGACTCAAGGTTATGGAGCTGGAGACACAGGTGCAAGTGTCCACGAATCAGCTGCGTCGTCAGGACGAGGAGCACAAGAAGCTTAAGGAGGAGCTCGAGCTTGCCGTCACCCGGGAGAAGGAGCTGGCCAACAAGGCGCGTGAACAGCAACACAG ATACTCGGATCTGGAATCTCGCATGAAGGATGAGCTGATGAATGTGAAAATCAAGTTCACCGAACAGAGTCAAACGGTTGCCGAACTTAAGCAGGAGATATCGCGACTGGAGACAAAG AACTCGGAAATGCTGGCCGAGGGTGAGCTGCGCGCCAATCTGGATGATTCGGACAAGGTGCGCGACCTGCAGGACAGGTTGGCTGACATGAAGGCGGAG TATCCCACGCCAATAACCAGCCCCGACACTGAACCGTGGAAATGGATAAGCTAA
- the LOC132796601 gene encoding ecotropic viral integration site 5 ortholog isoform X3, with amino-acid sequence MTLTTTTTPPDSSKKMDVKVLSGEENLPTSEMDLLAKLEAANKLIESDAKSLNSLHSTHSRKNSDTSQISLTSSGNSVAEEDIWTTWASILNDWEGALKRKNPCVRELVRRGIPHHFRAIVWQQLSGAADADKKQYAEYIKATSACEKVIRRDIARTYPEVDFFKEKDGPGQEALFNVIKAYSLHDREVGYCQGSGFIVGLLLMQMPEEEAFAVLVQIMQQHRMRHMFKPSMSELGLCMYQLENLVQEQIPDMHIHFQQQGFQTTMYASSWFLTLYTTTLNVNLSCRIMDVFLSEGMEFIFKVALALLLTGKESLLCLDMEAMLKFFQKELPGRVEADPEGFFNLAYSLKINTKRMKKMEKEYQDLKKKEQEEMVELRRLRRENCLLKQRNELLEAESAELADRLVRGQVSRAEEEETSYAIQTELMQLRRSYLEVSHQLENANEEVRGLSLRLQENNVSIDSNNSRQSSIDELCMKEEALKQRDEMVSCLLEELVKVRQGSAESEDQIRNLKAKVEELEEDKKTLRETTPDNSVAHLQDELIASKLREAEASLSLKDLKQRVQELSTQWQRQLAENQRNEHTAASVDSTPKKLLTNFFDNSKSTEHTQKLEEELMTTRIREMETLTELKELRLKVMELETQVQVSTNQLRRQDEEHKKLKEELELAVTREKELANKAREQQHRYSDLESRMKDELMNVKIKFTEQSQTVAELKQEISRLETKNSEMLAEGELRANLDDSDKVRDLQDRLADMKAEYPTPITSPDTEPWKWIS; translated from the exons ATGACACtgaccacaaccacaacaccCCCGGATAGCAGTAAGAAAATGGATGTGAAGGTCCTAAGCGGTGAAGAGAATCTACCCACATCAGAGATGGATCTGCTGGCCAAACTGGAGGCTGCCAACAAGCTGATCGAGAGCGATGCCAAGAGCCTCAACTCGCTGCACTCCACGCACAGTCGCAAGAATTCCGACACGAGCCAAATTAGTCTAACATCAA GCGGCAACTCGGTGGCCGAGGAGGACATCTGGACGACCTGGGCATCCATATTGAATGACTGGGAAGGCGCCTTGAAGCGCAAAAATCCATGTGTACGTGAATTGGTGCGCCGCGGCATCCCGCATCACTTTCGGGCGATCGTGTGGCAGCAGCTGAGTGGCGCCGCCGATGCCGATAAGAAACAGTATGCGGAATACATTAAGGCGACGTCCGCTTGCGAGAAAGTGATCAGACGCGACATAGCACGCACCTATCCGGAGGTGGATTTCTTCAAGGAGAAGGACGGCCCCGGCCAGGAGGCGTTGTTCAATGTGATCAAAGCGTATTCGTTGCACGACCGTGAGGTTGGCTATTGCCAGGGATCGGGCTTCATTGTCGGTCTGCTGCTGATGCAAATGCCCGAGGAGGAGGCGTTCGCCGTGCTGGTGCAGATCATGCAACAGCATCGCATGCGTCACATGTTCAAGCCATCGATGTCGGAGCTGGGACTGTGCATGTATCAGCTGGAGAATCTGGTGCAGGAGCAGATACCCGATATGCATATACATTTCCAGCAGCAGGGCTTCCAGACCACCATGTATGCGTCCAGCTGGTTCCTCACCCTATACACGACCACGCTAAATGTGAACCTCAGCTGCCGCATCATGGACGTCTTCCTCAGCGAGGGCATGGAGTTCATATTCAAGGTGGCGCTCGCGTTGCTGCTGACGGGCAAGGAGTCGCTGTTGTGCCTGGACATGGAGGCGATGCTCAAGTTCTTTCAAAAAGAGTTGCCCGGCCGTGTCGAAGCGGATCCGGAGGGTTTCTTCAATCTCGCCTATTCGCTCAAGATCAACACGAAGCGCATGAAGAAAATGGAGAAAGAGTATCAAGACTTGAAGAAAAAGGAACAGGAGGAGATGGTCGAGCTGCGGCGATTGCGACGCGAGAATTGTCTCCTGAAGCAGCGCAACGAGCTGCTCGAGGCCGAGAGCGCCGAGCTGGCGGATCGTTTGGTCCGTGGCCAAGTCTCGCGTGCCGAGGAAGAGGAAACCAG CTATGCGATTCAAACGGAGCTTATGCAGCTGCGACGTTCCTATCTGGAGGTGTCGCATCAGCTGGAGAATGCCAACGAGGAAGTGCGTGGTCTCAGTCTGCGGCTGCAGGAGAAT AACGTTTCAATCGATAGC AACAACTCGCGACAGTCATCCATCGATGAGCTGTGCATGAAGGAGGAGGCGTTGAAGCAGCGCGACGAGATGGTCTCCTGTCTGCTGGAGGAGCTGGTCAAGGTGCGACAAGGCTCCGCCGAGAGCGAGGATCAGATACGCAATCTGAAGGCCAAGGTCGAGGAGCTGGAGGAGGATAAGAAGACGCTGCGCGAGACCACGCCCGACAATTCGGTGGCCCATCTGCAGGACGAGCTGATTGCCAGCAAATTGCGCGAAGCCGAAGCCTCGCTATCGCTCAAGGATCTCAAGCAGCGCGTGCAGGAGCTGAGCACACAGTGGCAGCGTCAATTGGCCGAGAATCAGCGCAATGAGCACACCGCTGCCTCGGTGGATTCCACGCCCAAGAAACTCTTGACGAATTTCTTCGACAACTCGAAGAGCACCGAGCACACGCAAAAGCTGGAGGAGGAGCTAATGACGACGCGCATACGTGAGATGGAAACGCTCACCGAGCTGAAGGAGCTGCGACTCAAGGTTATGGAGCTGGAGACACAGGTGCAAGTGTCCACGAATCAGCTGCGTCGTCAGGACGAGGAGCACAAGAAGCTTAAGGAGGAGCTCGAGCTTGCCGTCACCCGGGAGAAGGAGCTGGCCAACAAGGCGCGTGAACAGCAACACAG ATACTCGGATCTGGAATCTCGCATGAAGGATGAGCTGATGAATGTGAAAATCAAGTTCACCGAACAGAGTCAAACGGTTGCCGAACTTAAGCAGGAGATATCGCGACTGGAGACAAAG AACTCGGAAATGCTGGCCGAGGGTGAGCTGCGCGCCAATCTGGATGATTCGGACAAGGTGCGCGACCTGCAGGACAGGTTGGCTGACATGAAGGCGGAG TATCCCACGCCAATAACCAGCCCCGACACTGAACCGTGGAAATGGATAAGCTAA
- the LOC132796601 gene encoding ecotropic viral integration site 5 ortholog isoform X1: MTLTTTTTPPDSSKKMDVKVLSGEENLPTSEMDLLAKLEAANKLIESDAKSLNSLHSTHSRKNSDTSQISLTSSGNSVAEEDIWTTWASILNDWEGALKRKNPCVRELVRRGIPHHFRAIVWQQLSGAADADKKQYAEYIKATSACEKVIRRDIARTYPEVDFFKEKDGPGQEALFNVIKAYSLHDREVGYCQGSGFIVGLLLMQMPEEEAFAVLVQIMQQHRMRHMFKPSMSELGLCMYQLENLVQEQIPDMHIHFQQQGFQTTMYASSWFLTLYTTTLNVNLSCRIMDVFLSEGMEFIFKVALALLLTGKESLLCLDMEAMLKFFQKELPGRVEADPEGFFNLAYSLKINTKRMKKMEKEYQDLKKKEQEEMVELRRLRRENCLLKQRNELLEAESAELADRLVRGQVSRAEEEETSYAIQTELMQLRRSYLEVSHQLENANEEVRGLSLRLQENNVSIDSNNSRQSSIDELCMKEEALKQRDEMVSCLLEELVKVRQGSAESEDQIRNLKAKVEELEEDKKTLRETTPDNSVAHLQDELIASKLREAEASLSLKDLKQRVQELSTQWQRQLAENQRNEHTAASVDSTPKKLLTNFFDNSKSTEHTQKLEEELMTTRIREMETLTELKELRLKVMELETQVQVSTNQLRRQDEEHKKLKEELELAVTREKELANKAREQQHRYSDLESRMKDELMNVKIKFTEQSQTVAELKQEISRLETKNSEMLAEGELRANLDDSDKVRDLQDRLADMKAELTALKSRGKFPATKLRSASIQSIESQEIDFSDLNMVRRGSTELST, from the exons ATGACACtgaccacaaccacaacaccCCCGGATAGCAGTAAGAAAATGGATGTGAAGGTCCTAAGCGGTGAAGAGAATCTACCCACATCAGAGATGGATCTGCTGGCCAAACTGGAGGCTGCCAACAAGCTGATCGAGAGCGATGCCAAGAGCCTCAACTCGCTGCACTCCACGCACAGTCGCAAGAATTCCGACACGAGCCAAATTAGTCTAACATCAA GCGGCAACTCGGTGGCCGAGGAGGACATCTGGACGACCTGGGCATCCATATTGAATGACTGGGAAGGCGCCTTGAAGCGCAAAAATCCATGTGTACGTGAATTGGTGCGCCGCGGCATCCCGCATCACTTTCGGGCGATCGTGTGGCAGCAGCTGAGTGGCGCCGCCGATGCCGATAAGAAACAGTATGCGGAATACATTAAGGCGACGTCCGCTTGCGAGAAAGTGATCAGACGCGACATAGCACGCACCTATCCGGAGGTGGATTTCTTCAAGGAGAAGGACGGCCCCGGCCAGGAGGCGTTGTTCAATGTGATCAAAGCGTATTCGTTGCACGACCGTGAGGTTGGCTATTGCCAGGGATCGGGCTTCATTGTCGGTCTGCTGCTGATGCAAATGCCCGAGGAGGAGGCGTTCGCCGTGCTGGTGCAGATCATGCAACAGCATCGCATGCGTCACATGTTCAAGCCATCGATGTCGGAGCTGGGACTGTGCATGTATCAGCTGGAGAATCTGGTGCAGGAGCAGATACCCGATATGCATATACATTTCCAGCAGCAGGGCTTCCAGACCACCATGTATGCGTCCAGCTGGTTCCTCACCCTATACACGACCACGCTAAATGTGAACCTCAGCTGCCGCATCATGGACGTCTTCCTCAGCGAGGGCATGGAGTTCATATTCAAGGTGGCGCTCGCGTTGCTGCTGACGGGCAAGGAGTCGCTGTTGTGCCTGGACATGGAGGCGATGCTCAAGTTCTTTCAAAAAGAGTTGCCCGGCCGTGTCGAAGCGGATCCGGAGGGTTTCTTCAATCTCGCCTATTCGCTCAAGATCAACACGAAGCGCATGAAGAAAATGGAGAAAGAGTATCAAGACTTGAAGAAAAAGGAACAGGAGGAGATGGTCGAGCTGCGGCGATTGCGACGCGAGAATTGTCTCCTGAAGCAGCGCAACGAGCTGCTCGAGGCCGAGAGCGCCGAGCTGGCGGATCGTTTGGTCCGTGGCCAAGTCTCGCGTGCCGAGGAAGAGGAAACCAG CTATGCGATTCAAACGGAGCTTATGCAGCTGCGACGTTCCTATCTGGAGGTGTCGCATCAGCTGGAGAATGCCAACGAGGAAGTGCGTGGTCTCAGTCTGCGGCTGCAGGAGAAT AACGTTTCAATCGATAGC AACAACTCGCGACAGTCATCCATCGATGAGCTGTGCATGAAGGAGGAGGCGTTGAAGCAGCGCGACGAGATGGTCTCCTGTCTGCTGGAGGAGCTGGTCAAGGTGCGACAAGGCTCCGCCGAGAGCGAGGATCAGATACGCAATCTGAAGGCCAAGGTCGAGGAGCTGGAGGAGGATAAGAAGACGCTGCGCGAGACCACGCCCGACAATTCGGTGGCCCATCTGCAGGACGAGCTGATTGCCAGCAAATTGCGCGAAGCCGAAGCCTCGCTATCGCTCAAGGATCTCAAGCAGCGCGTGCAGGAGCTGAGCACACAGTGGCAGCGTCAATTGGCCGAGAATCAGCGCAATGAGCACACCGCTGCCTCGGTGGATTCCACGCCCAAGAAACTCTTGACGAATTTCTTCGACAACTCGAAGAGCACCGAGCACACGCAAAAGCTGGAGGAGGAGCTAATGACGACGCGCATACGTGAGATGGAAACGCTCACCGAGCTGAAGGAGCTGCGACTCAAGGTTATGGAGCTGGAGACACAGGTGCAAGTGTCCACGAATCAGCTGCGTCGTCAGGACGAGGAGCACAAGAAGCTTAAGGAGGAGCTCGAGCTTGCCGTCACCCGGGAGAAGGAGCTGGCCAACAAGGCGCGTGAACAGCAACACAG ATACTCGGATCTGGAATCTCGCATGAAGGATGAGCTGATGAATGTGAAAATCAAGTTCACCGAACAGAGTCAAACGGTTGCCGAACTTAAGCAGGAGATATCGCGACTGGAGACAAAG AACTCGGAAATGCTGGCCGAGGGTGAGCTGCGCGCCAATCTGGATGATTCGGACAAGGTGCGCGACCTGCAGGACAGGTTGGCTGACATGAAGGCGGAG TTGACGGCACTGAAAAGTCGCGGCAAGTTTCCGGCCACAAAGCTACGCAGCGCGTCCATACAATCCATCGAATCGCAGGAGATTGACTTCAGTGATCTCAATATGGTGCGTCGCGGCAGCACCGAGCTCTCTACATAA